In Candidatus Defluviibacterium haderslevense, the following are encoded in one genomic region:
- the prfA gene encoding peptide chain release factor 1, producing the protein MGMNIIQKLEAVHERYQYLEERMSDPAIMSDIGEYKKISKEYKDLEQIIKYYLEYKRTLNTIEGAKEMLSSNDPEMIELAQIELDESEARLVTLNDELRLLLVPKDPDDSKDVIFEIRSGTGGNEASLFAGDLFRMYTRYFDTQGWTHEVVTENEGSVGGFNKVVIDVTGVDVYGKLKFESGAHRVQRVPDTEASGRIHTSAATVVVMPKLELEDVNINKAELRVDTFRSSGAGGQHVNKTESGVRFTHLPTGTVAESTDSRSQHKNREIAMGRLIQKIRDSQIEKYETTVAAERRSLVGSGDRSDKIRTYNFPQNRMTDHRINLTMYNLTDIMNGNIDDIIEALRVAENMEKMKAGDNAE; encoded by the coding sequence ATAGGTATGAATATTATACAGAAGTTAGAGGCCGTACACGAACGTTATCAATATCTTGAGGAACGCATGTCAGATCCTGCTATCATGTCAGATATTGGCGAATACAAGAAAATAAGTAAGGAATACAAGGATCTTGAACAAATCATCAAGTATTACCTGGAATATAAACGCACCCTTAACACGATTGAAGGAGCTAAAGAAATGCTCTCTTCCAATGATCCGGAAATGATAGAATTGGCTCAAATCGAACTGGATGAATCAGAAGCACGGTTGGTTACTTTGAATGATGAATTGCGCTTATTACTCGTTCCTAAAGATCCTGATGATAGCAAAGATGTTATTTTTGAAATTCGTTCCGGTACCGGAGGTAATGAAGCAAGTTTATTTGCCGGAGATTTATTTAGAATGTATACCCGATATTTTGACACTCAGGGCTGGACCCATGAAGTGGTTACAGAAAATGAAGGGTCTGTTGGTGGATTCAATAAAGTAGTTATTGACGTAACAGGAGTCGATGTTTATGGTAAATTAAAATTCGAATCTGGTGCACATAGAGTCCAAAGAGTTCCGGATACAGAAGCTTCGGGTAGGATACACACCTCTGCTGCCACAGTAGTCGTCATGCCCAAATTAGAATTAGAAGATGTTAATATCAATAAAGCCGAACTCAGAGTTGATACCTTCAGATCAAGTGGTGCGGGTGGTCAGCATGTCAATAAAACAGAATCCGGAGTGCGGTTTACCCACTTACCTACCGGAACCGTAGCTGAAAGTACAGACAGCAGAAGTCAACATAAAAACCGCGAAATTGCAATGGGACGCTTGATTCAAAAAATCAGAGACAGCCAAATTGAAAAATACGAAACTACTGTTGCTGCAGAACGCAGATCATTGGTTGGTTCCGGAGATCGATCAGATAAAATTAGGACTTACAATTTCCCTCAGAATCGGATGACAGACCACCGTATTAATCTAACCATGTATAATTTAACAGATATCATGAATGGCAACATAGATGATATCATTGAAGCCTTGCGTGTAGCCGAGAATATGGAGAAGATGAAGGCTGGAGATAATGCAGAATAA
- a CDS encoding alpha/beta hydrolase yields the protein MKIIQIFFLLLFLLFRVNGQGTFIKNISYGPDSSQKFDYWQADALHSKPVVIYFHGGAFISGDKELNERHEWVKNFFLSKQVSYISSNYRFSKTTRIDSIFQDAERLIQYLKHHHQELKIDTANIGVYGSSAGGCLAIWLAFNPKLGDRSLKDSIFHYNTHIKVVGHMTSPATLDLTQWYSITKSDSNWMELYNFKDDYALYKISNRSEYFSPEIIALRDFVDIPKYIDAQDPPTFYHNNNELDPTPPNGDIAHHGRHAVYLDSISNSRNHTHELNQDLNAEVVYQKMVDYFCQYIPCITTKTINQKNNILQLQINANILSLKNVGFSLGSGTIQIINPVGTILYNEHFDHIPETVNIDIKNICKSGKEIYFITINSVSNSLVKKFIY from the coding sequence ATGAAAATCATTCAAATCTTCTTTCTTCTGCTATTTTTATTGTTTAGAGTAAATGGACAAGGGACCTTTATTAAAAATATCTCCTATGGACCAGATAGTTCGCAAAAATTTGATTATTGGCAGGCGGATGCATTGCATTCAAAACCTGTAGTCATTTATTTTCATGGAGGGGCTTTCATATCAGGAGACAAAGAATTAAACGAAAGGCATGAATGGGTTAAAAATTTCTTTTTATCAAAACAGGTTTCATATATCTCATCTAATTATAGATTCTCTAAGACAACGCGAATTGATAGTATTTTTCAAGATGCAGAACGGTTAATTCAATATTTAAAACACCATCATCAAGAATTAAAAATCGATACCGCTAACATTGGAGTTTATGGTTCTTCAGCAGGTGGATGTTTAGCCATATGGTTGGCTTTCAATCCTAAGCTTGGAGATCGTTCATTAAAGGATAGCATATTCCATTATAATACGCATATTAAAGTGGTAGGACACATGACCTCGCCCGCCACTTTGGATTTAACGCAATGGTATTCCATAACAAAATCTGACAGCAACTGGATGGAATTGTACAACTTTAAAGATGATTACGCTTTGTATAAAATATCCAATAGATCTGAATATTTCAGTCCTGAAATTATTGCTTTGAGAGATTTTGTAGATATTCCCAAATATATTGATGCACAAGATCCACCAACTTTTTATCACAACAACAATGAATTAGATCCAACTCCCCCAAATGGTGATATTGCGCATCATGGAAGACATGCTGTTTATTTAGATTCCATCTCTAATTCTCGAAACCATACTCACGAATTAAATCAAGATCTTAATGCTGAGGTTGTTTATCAAAAAATGGTGGACTATTTCTGTCAGTATATTCCTTGTATAACCACAAAGACCATAAATCAAAAAAATAATATACTTCAACTTCAAATAAATGCAAACATACTTTCTCTAAAAAATGTTGGATTCAGTTTGGGTTCCGGCACCATCCAAATCATCAACCCGGTTGGAACTATTTTATATAATGAACATTTTGATCACATTCCTGAAACTGTAAATATTGATATTAAAAATATTTGCAAATCTGGTAAAGAAATCTATTTTATCACAATAAATTCTGTGTCCAATTCATTGGTCAAGAAATTTATATATTGA
- a CDS encoding T9SS type A sorting domain-containing protein yields MRSYFLLNKICCLFLFISLGIFKLQGQLVKPNDRHYFNDEAYENLKRALSLSAVVQNKEVIVGATFEEYQNYGCNLHQLQMNSKGKINVLYTLRLSASTDQFGIGYNFFNGSQWGKIPTNYLYPIHVFHPTINEFEDGSQVVIGNPLDGTPLKILSRKSISDTFILKNIPNSDILAYHQAIVGGSNNQTLHLVGTSLLPFKGIGFAPFYFRSQNKGKSWDKTRMLLPGLDSNDVKEFYAYSTYTQIASKGNRVAIGLFNYFNDILVYISEDNGNTWEKRIINKFPKKRYIYDQGIDSTLLPRIPGFDPGYIFTSGGQGTLLFDNNQKLHLVFDGIYYRDAIANDNRSEIPYCSTGLYYWNESMKAETSIRITGIPDMNKNQNIDVDCIGEPFGGYYPVNSIANWPSIAFDKNNIMYICYSSLREGTDYISDVNQLQYRHVFIQYSMNEGKNWSEPYDVINKDLINLPNLTNKIEATYPQLNPSIDSTVSILYLRDFLPGSAGNNNHGSAQSNVMFMSFDKNILFNVTHTADIKIPDIVSIVPNPAKTYIDIHLNDKKQCIQSISCFSNDGVEVYRNKISQKKWESQQIDISMFSPGIYYLQFQFADHMEYQKFVKI; encoded by the coding sequence ATGCGTAGTTACTTTTTATTAAATAAGATATGTTGTTTATTTCTATTTATAAGTTTAGGAATATTCAAGCTCCAAGGTCAGTTGGTTAAGCCTAATGATAGACATTATTTTAATGACGAGGCTTATGAAAATCTTAAGAGAGCATTAAGCCTCTCTGCTGTTGTTCAAAACAAAGAGGTAATCGTGGGAGCAACATTTGAAGAATATCAGAATTATGGATGTAATTTGCATCAACTGCAAATGAATTCAAAAGGAAAAATCAATGTATTGTATACTTTGCGTTTAAGTGCTTCAACAGATCAATTTGGAATTGGATATAATTTCTTTAATGGAAGCCAATGGGGAAAAATTCCAACAAATTATTTGTATCCAATACATGTATTTCATCCAACCATTAATGAGTTTGAAGATGGCTCGCAAGTCGTAATTGGCAATCCATTAGATGGAACACCATTAAAGATACTAAGTCGAAAATCAATTTCAGATACGTTTATTTTAAAAAACATTCCTAATTCAGATATTTTAGCCTACCATCAGGCTATAGTTGGGGGATCTAATAATCAAACACTTCATCTTGTTGGTACTAGTTTATTACCCTTTAAAGGTATAGGATTTGCACCATTTTATTTCAGATCACAAAACAAAGGAAAGAGTTGGGATAAAACGAGGATGTTACTTCCTGGTTTAGATTCGAATGATGTGAAAGAATTTTATGCTTATTCTACATATACTCAAATTGCCTCAAAAGGCAATCGTGTCGCTATCGGATTGTTTAATTACTTTAATGATATATTAGTATATATTTCCGAAGACAATGGAAACACTTGGGAGAAAAGAATCATAAATAAATTTCCCAAAAAGAGATATATTTATGATCAAGGAATTGATAGTACTTTGCTTCCTAGGATTCCAGGGTTCGATCCAGGATATATATTTACTAGTGGAGGTCAAGGTACTTTATTGTTTGATAATAATCAGAAATTACATCTTGTATTTGACGGGATTTACTATAGGGATGCTATTGCAAATGATAATAGAAGTGAAATTCCATATTGTTCAACAGGTTTATATTATTGGAATGAATCAATGAAAGCAGAAACAAGTATTCGCATTACAGGAATTCCAGACATGAATAAGAATCAGAATATCGATGTGGATTGTATAGGTGAACCTTTTGGCGGATATTATCCTGTCAATTCAATTGCTAATTGGCCAAGTATAGCATTTGATAAAAATAATATAATGTATATATGCTATTCTTCTTTGAGAGAAGGTACAGATTATATCAGTGATGTAAATCAACTACAATACCGACATGTGTTTATTCAGTATTCAATGAATGAAGGTAAGAATTGGTCTGAGCCTTACGATGTCATTAATAAAGACCTCATCAACCTCCCCAATTTGACAAATAAAATTGAAGCGACATATCCGCAGTTGAATCCTTCAATAGATTCTACAGTATCCATTTTATACTTAAGAGATTTTTTGCCTGGTTCTGCTGGTAATAATAATCATGGATCTGCACAAAGTAATGTGATGTTTATGAGCTTTGATAAAAATATACTTTTTAATGTTACACATACGGCTGATATAAAAATTCCAGATATCGTTTCTATTGTACCAAATCCTGCTAAGACTTATATTGATATTCACCTAAATGATAAGAAACAATGCATTCAATCCATTAGCTGCTTCTCCAATGATGGCGTGGAGGTTTATAGAAATAAAATTTCACAAAAAAAATGGGAAAGCCAACAAATTGATATATCCATGTTTAGTCCTGGTATTTATTATTTGCAATTTCAGTTTGCCGATCATATGGAATATCAGAAATTTGTTAAAATATAA
- a CDS encoding M36 family metallopeptidase, whose amino-acid sequence MRRCTLFFIWTFFCLSDGFCQSVVDQNILSLIHNHWPGEVFLDGSNVKISRTVSKIGEIQHYYIQQQWNDIEIMSAINSVHLQANNKYYSPNRFFPISVLQGIPTIARIEHEQSVQIALAEIFSDFSIQKNVGYEAIVHSELLKKEAKVKLNYITDSTGKLFLCYNWQLEPKESSDIWEIFIDINSGSIIQKINRKLSCSFSPLDAQKSCVDWDQNKQYTSFNPWSTNQSSSLIEAQYHVYALPIENPNHGQRTMETDGQDTIASPLGWQSIETGMQIDITKGNNVHAYFDSLLADLSIGNEPSGGDKLVFDFPLSPNQTTHPKLNPNPGTVNAFYTANRIHDILYHYGFDEQAGNYQFNNFDKGGFGNDHTIIECPDLFAIDNANAWTGVDGDNLRIQMFPWTRYYSYDLKILDEHGAWKAMDILRFKFGLAPSSKKQQFILQDYAKLFPEDPYACNPIPISLNNTIVLIKRGACKLLEKILNVQRAGAAAVIIVNFNDELFSIPELGESNKVNIMCFSCRLSVYEQLKIYLEKQNLILLDEEEDRSKKLIFDSGFDNGIIAHEYMHGVSNRLTGGPNSVSCLIRGEQMGEGWSDFLGGLLTFKNEAEIFGLHSIGTMDAPNHDVYSGIRRAPYSIDKKYNDFDYNDIDGRYEVGEVWALCLFDLLGSMVTKYGFDPNWSNQKSGNAKTLQLVMEGMKLQACQPGIVDGRNAILLADTLINNSENACQIWESFARRGVGYFASQGSSLELSDESINFESCPQCSHQISIVKNAPDFIFAGDTIRINIGIYNNTKDQINEITIADSIPSNCTVVHGSSNYPFTSISKEAIDFQFPGLASGDSIQINYLLYSDPMLQSKFYWMDSLSDVVTLDQWETQLIQGVAEWQYEENVIDHSNSWVYELNQIGIPSEAILSLKNTIHIESGKELFVFFHHYNLKYKHHGAIVEVSTDHGQTWNYVPAHDIMYSTYKGKLNPTVNGKENFYCYNNISTPELEMGIMNLESFIGKDVKIRFHLVLDQYSLPISSNFNGWILDNVGFIRDPYFYQSGLNTKISGKSLSSVQMREKGILVIPNTLPPTHTFNNRDNKQTIVIFPNPVQSKFKLVSNSELPKNSTYDIYNLMGHKVISNFDQPIKNGEDIDITALSSGLYILKVYTPFYRIAEISFIKI is encoded by the coding sequence TACATTTACAAGCAAATAACAAGTATTATAGCCCTAATCGATTTTTTCCTATTTCTGTGTTACAAGGAATTCCTACAATTGCCAGAATAGAGCACGAGCAGTCTGTTCAAATTGCTTTAGCTGAAATATTTTCTGATTTTTCAATTCAAAAGAATGTAGGTTATGAAGCCATTGTACATAGTGAATTATTAAAGAAAGAAGCAAAAGTTAAATTGAATTATATAACTGATTCCACCGGTAAGTTATTTCTCTGTTACAATTGGCAATTGGAACCGAAAGAATCATCTGACATTTGGGAAATATTTATAGACATTAACTCTGGATCAATAATTCAAAAAATAAATCGAAAACTTAGTTGTTCATTTAGTCCGCTCGATGCGCAAAAGAGCTGTGTGGATTGGGATCAAAATAAGCAATATACAAGTTTTAATCCTTGGTCTACAAATCAAAGTAGTTCATTGATTGAGGCCCAATATCATGTGTATGCATTACCCATTGAAAATCCGAATCATGGCCAAAGGACTATGGAGACGGATGGCCAGGATACTATTGCATCTCCTTTGGGTTGGCAAAGCATTGAAACAGGTATGCAAATTGATATAACCAAGGGAAATAATGTCCATGCTTATTTTGATAGCTTATTAGCAGACCTATCTATTGGTAACGAACCTAGTGGAGGAGATAAACTAGTATTTGATTTTCCACTATCTCCAAACCAAACTACGCACCCTAAATTAAATCCTAATCCAGGTACTGTAAATGCATTTTATACAGCTAATAGAATACACGATATCTTATACCATTATGGATTTGATGAGCAAGCTGGAAATTATCAGTTTAATAATTTTGATAAAGGTGGATTCGGAAATGATCATACGATTATTGAGTGTCCGGATTTATTTGCAATTGATAATGCCAATGCTTGGACTGGTGTCGATGGAGATAACTTGAGAATTCAGATGTTCCCTTGGACTCGATACTACAGTTATGATTTAAAAATTTTGGATGAACATGGTGCATGGAAAGCTATGGATATACTTAGATTTAAATTCGGACTTGCACCGTCATCAAAGAAGCAACAGTTTATCCTACAAGATTACGCAAAACTATTTCCAGAGGATCCTTATGCTTGTAATCCAATTCCAATATCTCTCAATAATACCATTGTGCTGATAAAGCGAGGAGCTTGCAAACTCTTAGAGAAAATTTTAAACGTCCAGCGTGCAGGAGCGGCAGCTGTTATTATTGTTAATTTTAATGATGAACTATTTAGTATTCCAGAATTAGGTGAAAGTAATAAGGTGAATATTATGTGTTTTTCTTGCAGACTCAGTGTATATGAACAATTAAAAATTTACCTTGAGAAACAGAATTTAATTTTATTGGATGAAGAAGAAGATCGTAGTAAAAAATTAATTTTTGATTCTGGCTTTGATAATGGAATTATTGCACATGAATACATGCATGGTGTTTCTAATCGATTAACTGGAGGACCTAATAGTGTAAGTTGTTTAATAAGAGGAGAACAAATGGGTGAAGGGTGGAGTGATTTTTTAGGAGGATTATTGACTTTTAAAAATGAAGCTGAAATATTTGGACTACATTCTATAGGAACTATGGATGCTCCGAATCATGATGTATATTCAGGAATAAGACGTGCCCCTTATTCTATTGATAAAAAGTATAATGATTTTGACTATAATGATATCGATGGAAGATATGAAGTGGGCGAGGTGTGGGCATTATGTTTGTTTGATTTGCTTGGAAGTATGGTAACAAAATATGGATTTGATCCTAATTGGTCCAATCAAAAGAGTGGAAATGCCAAAACACTTCAATTAGTCATGGAAGGTATGAAATTGCAAGCTTGCCAACCTGGAATAGTTGATGGTAGAAATGCCATTTTATTAGCAGACACGTTAATCAATAATTCAGAAAATGCTTGTCAGATTTGGGAATCTTTCGCAAGAAGAGGGGTCGGTTATTTTGCGTCACAAGGATCTTCATTAGAATTATCTGATGAATCGATTAATTTTGAATCATGTCCACAATGTAGTCATCAAATATCTATTGTTAAGAATGCGCCAGATTTTATATTTGCCGGAGACACTATTAGAATTAATATTGGCATATATAATAATACAAAAGATCAGATTAATGAAATAACAATTGCTGATAGTATACCTTCTAATTGTACTGTTGTTCATGGTTCATCCAATTATCCATTCACTAGTATTTCCAAAGAAGCGATTGATTTCCAATTTCCAGGATTAGCATCTGGTGACTCGATTCAAATCAATTATTTATTATACAGTGATCCAATGCTTCAAAGTAAATTCTATTGGATGGATAGTCTTTCAGATGTTGTAACATTGGATCAATGGGAGACTCAACTTATTCAAGGGGTGGCAGAGTGGCAATATGAAGAAAATGTAATAGATCATTCAAATAGTTGGGTGTATGAATTAAATCAAATTGGAATTCCATCTGAGGCCATTCTAAGTTTAAAAAACACCATTCATATAGAAAGTGGGAAGGAATTGTTTGTTTTCTTTCACCATTATAATTTAAAATATAAACACCATGGTGCTATTGTAGAAGTATCAACGGACCATGGACAGACCTGGAATTATGTTCCCGCTCATGATATTATGTATTCCACTTATAAGGGAAAACTTAACCCTACGGTAAATGGCAAAGAAAATTTTTATTGTTATAATAACATTTCCACTCCTGAATTGGAGATGGGAATCATGAATTTAGAATCATTTATTGGGAAGGATGTAAAAATTCGATTTCATCTCGTGTTAGATCAATATTCACTACCCATTTCTTCAAATTTTAATGGTTGGATATTGGATAATGTTGGATTTATAAGAGATCCCTATTTTTATCAAAGCGGATTAAATACCAAAATTTCCGGGAAAAGTTTGAGTTCAGTTCAAATGAGAGAAAAGGGTATTTTGGTAATCCCAAACACCTTGCCACCAACTCATACATTCAATAATAGAGATAATAAACAGACGATAGTCATTTTTCCGAATCCGGTACAATCGAAATTTAAATTGGTTTCAAATAGTGAACTTCCCAAAAATTCAACATATGATATTTATAATTTAATGGGACATAAGGTAATTTCAAATTTTGATCAACCCATTAAAAATGGGGAAGATATTGATATAACTGCATTATCTTCTGGATTATATATTCTGAAAGTGTATACTCCATTTTATCGAATAGCTGAAATTTCATTTATAAAAATTTAA
- a CDS encoding ABC transporter permease — translation MSLLEIFKLAFQTVRHNMLRSVLTLLIIAIGIMALVGILTSIDGIIYSMSSNFSYLGANSFSIDRKNENFRRHDRGKQAKTALPVTFAQATEFKDRFSSKALVSISFGASGNAVIKYLNNKTNPTIRVRGVDDIYFQVTGNEIAYGRNFSNHEQQYGINKIIVGNDIVKTLFDDQPLKALNQTITVNDQKYQIVGVLKSKGSSMNEGADQRVLIPLAKSKLEYATSESDFDITVGIGVASQLDLIISQAIGEMRIVRSLKSFEENDFEVNKSDGIITFLKDNTVKLRTATIAIGLMTLLGAAIGLMNIMLVSVTERTKEIGISKALGATKKMILTQFLMEAIIICQCGGILGILVGIPLGNIVTIIMGGSFLIPWAWITLGLIVCTIVGILSGLYPALKAASLDPIEALRYE, via the coding sequence ATGTCATTATTGGAGATTTTTAAGCTTGCATTTCAGACTGTTAGGCATAATATGCTTAGATCGGTGCTGACATTGCTCATCATTGCTATAGGCATTATGGCTTTGGTGGGAATACTTACCTCAATTGATGGCATCATTTACTCCATGAGCAGTAATTTCAGTTATCTGGGAGCCAATTCTTTCAGTATTGACCGTAAAAATGAGAATTTTAGGCGTCATGATCGTGGGAAACAAGCTAAAACTGCCTTGCCCGTTACTTTTGCTCAAGCTACTGAATTCAAGGATCGATTTTCATCAAAAGCCCTGGTTTCGATATCTTTTGGTGCATCAGGAAATGCAGTGATTAAGTATTTGAATAATAAAACCAATCCAACGATCAGGGTTAGGGGCGTCGACGATATTTATTTTCAAGTGACCGGAAATGAAATAGCTTATGGACGGAATTTTTCTAATCATGAACAACAATACGGCATAAATAAAATAATTGTAGGGAACGATATTGTCAAAACCTTATTTGATGATCAACCCTTAAAGGCCTTAAATCAAACCATAACAGTCAACGATCAGAAATATCAAATCGTTGGTGTCCTAAAATCTAAAGGTTCAAGTATGAATGAGGGCGCCGATCAAAGAGTATTAATCCCACTAGCAAAATCTAAATTAGAATATGCTACCAGTGAATCTGATTTTGATATTACAGTAGGTATTGGTGTGGCTTCACAGTTGGATTTAATCATATCTCAAGCTATTGGAGAAATGCGTATAGTTAGGTCTTTAAAATCATTTGAAGAAAATGATTTTGAAGTGAATAAAAGTGATGGCATTATTACTTTTTTAAAAGACAATACTGTTAAACTAAGAACGGCAACCATAGCTATTGGACTCATGACATTACTAGGTGCCGCCATCGGGTTGATGAATATTATGCTCGTTTCTGTAACTGAAAGAACCAAGGAAATTGGCATATCTAAAGCATTGGGAGCGACTAAAAAAATGATTTTAACTCAGTTCCTTATGGAGGCCATTATCATTTGTCAATGTGGTGGCATACTGGGTATTTTAGTAGGGATCCCACTGGGGAATATTGTAACTATTATCATGGGTGGAAGCTTCCTTATTCCATGGGCTTGGATTACACTCGGATTAATTGTTTGTACGATTGTCGGAATTCTTTCAGGTCTATATCCCGCTCTAAAAGCAGCATCTTTAGATCCGATAGAAGCACTTAGATACGAATAA
- a CDS encoding anhydro-N-acetylmuramic acid kinase has protein sequence MEFEQLHVLGMMSGTSLDGLDMALCKFIPHSTDDKYQVEVLYTETVPYDSKWLQKLNGGFYLEPQKLEELNIEYGHYLSEQILIFKKKCPYPIHLIGSHGHTIFHRPQEAYTLQIGDGKTIRDESGIPTVCNFRAQDVKLGGQGAPLVPIGDELIYSEFDFCLNLGGFANLSWKHENNRLACDIGPCNMLLNTLSGLLNKPYDTDGNLAKSGNVILTLLEKWNSIPFYSAPFPKSLGREWYHKHFDDDLKSTTNVRDALRTSVEHISDQIAAIIKNLSNEEPQKLFITGGGAYNRFLIETLQKKLPPQVQIVIPDATQINFKEAIIFAFLAYLRIQNKNNVLASVTGAQMDHCSGDVYGVW, from the coding sequence ATGGAATTCGAACAATTACATGTATTAGGCATGATGTCAGGTACCTCATTAGATGGGCTTGATATGGCTTTATGTAAATTTATACCCCATTCAACTGATGATAAATATCAAGTTGAAGTTTTATATACTGAGACGGTACCATATGACTCCAAATGGTTACAAAAATTAAATGGGGGATTTTATTTAGAGCCACAGAAACTTGAGGAATTAAACATTGAATATGGACATTACTTAAGTGAACAAATATTAATATTTAAGAAAAAATGCCCTTACCCGATACATTTGATCGGTTCACATGGCCATACCATATTCCATCGACCTCAAGAAGCTTATACTTTGCAAATTGGAGATGGAAAAACCATTCGTGATGAATCTGGAATCCCTACCGTTTGTAATTTCAGAGCTCAGGATGTTAAATTAGGTGGCCAGGGTGCGCCCTTGGTTCCCATAGGAGATGAACTCATCTATTCAGAATTTGACTTTTGTCTGAATTTAGGTGGTTTTGCGAATTTGAGTTGGAAGCATGAAAATAATAGACTGGCTTGTGATATTGGCCCATGTAATATGTTGCTCAATACCCTATCAGGATTACTGAATAAACCATATGATACAGATGGAAATTTGGCCAAGTCGGGGAATGTAATTCTAACGTTACTTGAAAAATGGAATTCCATACCCTTTTATTCAGCTCCATTTCCTAAAAGTCTAGGCAGAGAATGGTATCACAAACATTTTGATGATGATTTAAAAAGCACGACCAATGTACGGGATGCTTTACGAACCTCTGTAGAACATATCTCTGACCAAATAGCCGCCATAATTAAAAATCTTAGTAATGAAGAACCTCAAAAATTATTCATTACTGGAGGTGGCGCATATAATCGATTTTTAATAGAAACGCTTCAAAAAAAATTACCACCTCAAGTCCAAATTGTAATTCCTGATGCTACCCAAATAAATTTTAAAGAAGCCATCATATTTGCATTTCTAGCTTACTTAAGAATTCAAAATAAAAATAATGTTTTAGCCTCAGTAACAGGTGCTCAAATGGATCATTGTAGTGGCGATGTTTATGGTGTTTGGTAA